A genomic window from Silene latifolia isolate original U9 population chromosome 11, ASM4854445v1, whole genome shotgun sequence includes:
- the LOC141612971 gene encoding putative disease resistance protein RGA1: protein MDPATTLAVIQTILTAIQTLPQLLSMLSFSHCKSKLEDLQKTVETVGAVLEDAVARQDSLNAQEKHYIQELKDAVYDADDVLDEFLTLAKRQQLRKHSDKFSGKVKSFISRFEHLTHKLSTKVETVNDKLKTIATNTNNFNLKIEYKPMKFTKEETSSCLSDVIIGREEEVEKIVGVLLGSHNVDHPNVSLLSIVGMGGLGKTALAQLVFNDPRITKAFQLKRWTCIADQDQQQLVSKGHLAKVVKGLSVTDKMSLEDIHHVVKQELEAQKYLLVLDDVWTESYDQWQDFKGYLNVGGRGSWIIVTTRSKKTAQIIAGDQMHELRGLSEPESWHLFERMAFQGVERDDELVKLGKEIVKKCINVPLAIRVVGSLLRGQSLSKWLSFHDKGLDCLSESNDAMMTRILKLSYDQLNPSLKTCFAYCAIFPKDWEISKNVLIQLWMAQGYINSENLGEEYSLILLQRCFFQDIHEDEFGGIKSFKIHDLLHDIAEKVAGEEICRFSFDTSSVGKRVRHLSLVRDSYAQSIFNNSQIRTCLFIAKYYEERKVDQLLASKSLAKWTCLRSLDLSESQAKSLPKSIGDLLHLRSLDLSYNSDLKVLPKSITKLVNLQTLNLYNCESLKQLPDDVSKLVDLSTLDIGGCDALSRMPMPAGIGMLTKLHTLCQFVVGGRIRSASKLCFNGLVDLKHLNKLKGDLKIELAVFKNAKFVKEEQGGGGYLRSKEHLQTIGITFRRGKKYGSKESEQELLEEMQPHHDIKTLELNGYHGETIPRWPRRGDNSALFDFPNLVTLKIEDCSELLYLPWQIGKLPHLKMLEISGLLNMEYVMNAVSETLFLAERSSLFPSLDNLKIYKLPKLKGWWCTSESGLQEVNLNDSESSREAHLVWVSSPCFPLLTRLSIRACEKMMLVPLCPRLEHLEIHDSRRELFWTDMRSTPDHPKLKRLAINNLEWMKSMPSEYTQFLSEIVTQFDRRMERLGEVNEFPTYLLSSVRTLRIKSCPELVSIRGWLEHLSALEYLSLQYCPKVELGGMSWHNLAATLQTLFLVGFDEMEELPEGLQYCTSLRDLTICRCPKLKYMPKWMPKLTSLRNLFIVLCSKSLFERCQKPNGEDWPLIQHISYFHI, encoded by the coding sequence ATGGATCCTGCAACAACTTTAGCTGTAATTCAAACTATACTTACTGCTATCCAAACTTTGCCTCAGTTACTATCAATGCTCTCCTTTTCTCATTGCAAATCCAAACTTGAAGACCTCCAAAAAACCGTTGAAACCGTCGGAGCTGTTCTTGAGGATGCTGTTGCCAGGCAGGACTCTCTTAACGCCCAGGAGAAGCATTACATTCAAGAGCTCAAAGATGCTGTTTACGATGCCGACGATGTGTTAGATGAGTTCCTAACCCTTGCCAAGCGACAGCAACTCAGGAAACATAGTGATAAATTCTCTGGCAAGGTAAAATCCTTTATTTCACGATTTGAGCATCTTACACACAAACTCTCTACTAAAGTCGAAACGGTTAATGACAAGTTGAAAACCATTGCCACCAACACTAATAACTTTAATCTTAAGATTGAGTATAAACCTATGAAATTTACAAAGGAGGAGACTTCTTCTTGTTTGTCTGATGTAATCATCGGGAGGGAGGAAGAGGTGGAGAAAATTGTAGGTGTGTTGTTGGGTTCTCATAATGTTGATCACCCAAATGTTTCTTTGCTTTCCATTGTGGGGATGGGAGGtttgggaaaaaccgctcttgccCAACTTGTGTTTAACGATCCTAGGATCACTAAGGCATTCCAACTAAAGAGATGGACTTGCATTGCTGATCAGGATCAACAGCAGTTGGTCTCGAAAGGGCATTTAGCGAAGGTAGTGAAAGGATTATCTGTTACTGATAAAATGTCTTTGGAGGACATACATCATGTAGTTAAGCAGGAACTTGAAGCGCAAAAATACTTGCTCGTGTTAGATGATGTGTGGACTGAAAGTTATGATCAATGGCAGGACTTCAAAGGGTATTTGAACGTAGGGGGAAGAGGGAGTTGGATAATTGTAACTACGCGCTCGAAAAAAACTGCCCAAATTATTGCAGGTGATCAAATGCATGAGTTGCGAGGATTGTCGGAACCGGAGTCATGGCATTTGTTCGAAAGGATGGCGTTTCAAGGAGTAGAAAGAGATGATGAATTGGTTAAACTTGGCAAAGAGATTGTAAAAAAGTGTATCAATGTCCCGCTTGCTATTAGAGTGGTAGGAAGTCTTCTGCGTGGTCAATCCTTGTCTAAGTGGTTATCATTTCACGACAAAGGCTTAGACTGTCTTAGTGAGAGTAATGATGCCATGATGACCCGCATATTGAAGTTAAGTTACGATCAACTTAACCCTTCCTTGAAGACTTGTTTTGCGTACTGTGCTATCTTTCCCAAGGATTGGGAGATTAGTAAGAATGTGTTGATTCAGCTTTGGATGGCACAAGGCTACATTAACTCAGAGAATTTGGGCGAAGAATACTCTCTTATATTGCTTCAGAGGTGTTTTTTCCAAGATATACACGAGGATGAATTTGGGGGGATTAAGTCGTTTAAGATTCATGATCTCTTGCATGATATTGCTGAAAAAGTAGCGGGCGAAGAGATTTGCAGGTTCAGTTTTGATACTTCTAGTGTGGGTAAAAGAGTTCGCCATCTCTCTCTTGTGCGTGACTCCTACGCACAATCTATCTTCAATAATTCTCAAATTCGTACGTGCCTTTTTATTGCAAAATATTACGAGGAGCGTAAAGTGGACCAACTACTAGCAAGTAAATCATTAGCGAAATGGACATGCTTAAGGTCTTTAGATTTGAGTGAGTCCCAGGCCAAAAGTTTACCAAAATCAATAGGTGATCTGTTGCATCTGAGGAGTTTAGACCTCTCATACAATAGTGATCTGAAAGTTCTTCCCAAGTCAATAACAAAGCTAGTTAATCTCCAaactttgaatttatataattgtgAGAGTTTAAAACAACTGCCAGATGATGTGAGCAAGCTAGTTGATCTAAGCACCTTAGATATAGGTGGTTGTGATGCACTGAGTCGTATGCCAATGCCGGCAGGCATAGGTATGTTGACCAAGCTCCACACTCTATGCCAATTTGTGGTGGGTGGGCGAATAAGATCAGCTTCAAAGCTATGTTTTAATGGGTTGGTAGACCTAAAGCACCTGAACAAATTGAAAGGGGATTTGAAGATTGAATTAGCAGTATTTAAAAATGCAAAATTTGTGAAGGAAGAACAAGGCGGGGGAGGTTATTTAAGGAGTAAGGAACACCTACAGACGATTGGTATTACCTTTAGACGTGGGAAGAAGTATGGAAGCAAGGAGTCTGAGCAAGAGCTACTGGAAGAGATGCAGCCTCATCATGATATCAAGACATTGGAGTTGAATGGGTATCATGGTGAGACAATACCGAGATGGCCACGGAGGGGGGATAACTCGGCGTTATTTGATTTCCCTAATCTTGTCACTTTGAAGATCGAAGATTGCAGTGAGTTGCTCTATCTGCCTTGGCAGATTGGGAAGCTTCCCCACCTTAAAATGCTAGAGATTTCAGGATTGTTGAATATGGAGTATGTTATGAATGCGGTCTCTGAAACACTTTTCTTGGCTGAAAGATCATCCTTGTTTCCCAGCCTCGATAACCTCAAGATTTATAAGTTGCCCAAGTTAAAAGGGTGGTGGTGTACATCTGAATCAGGATTGCAAGAGGTTAACCTTAATGACAGTGAGAGCAGCCGAGAAGCACATCTGGTATGGGTATCTTCTCCCTGTTTTCCCTTACTTACGAGACTCTCTATCCGAGCATGTGAAAAGATGATGCTTGTTCCGTTGTGTCCACGGCTCGAACATCTTGAAATACATGATTCCAGGAGGGAACTATTCTGGACAGATATGAGGAGCACACCTGACCATCCCAAATTGAAGAGGCTGGCAATCAACAACTTGGAGTGGATGAAATCAATGCCAAGCGAGTACACTCAATTTCTTTCAGAGATAGTTACTCAATTTGATAGGAGAATGGAGAGGTTGGGAGAAGTAAATGAGTTTCCGACATATTTATTGTCTTCCGTGCGTACCCTACGCATAAAGTCTTGCCCGGAACTTGTTAGCATAAGAGGATGGTTGGAGCATCTTTCTGCCTTGGAGTATTTGTCTCTACAATATTGTCCAAAAGTGGAGTTGGGTGGGATGTCATGGCATAACCTTGCTGCTACCCTTCAAACCTTGTTTTTGGTGGGATTTGATGAGATGGAGGAATTGCCAGAGGGGTTACAGTACTGCACTTCCCTCAGAGATCTTACCATTTGTCGGTGTCCCAAACTGAAATACATGCCAAAATGGATGCCCAAACTCACCTCTCTCCGGAACCTTTTCATTGTACTGTGTTCCAAGAGTCTCTTTGAAAGATGCCAAAAACCGAATGGGGAGGACTGGCCCCTCATCCAACACATCTCATATTTTCACATATGA
- the LOC141611139 gene encoding uncharacterized protein LOC141611139 — MQVSEMAAIHLLRSQTSLLNSSKFKPLRPSLNSLIIYNQHDQNPNFSRHFRPIHSITPKSFPESPLIDVNGASEESTSEPSVRGWSTFSSPQSTPTNSIKGVGSSGEEGSRIRVNLSSNVSKGVVSRDFVAGGKKGKSKIHWVCADCGHSTAQWWGTCRSCNKIGTLKQFSVSENETSGKMMKSSWLPEQMVGQNEPVRLVDVNRGINHMEWRIRLSGLLGLEVNRVLGGGVVPGSLILVGGDPGVGKSTLALQMAALVAVSSDVGGAAPVLYISGEESVEQIGNRADRLSIDTEELFLYSSTDIEDILEKVQVLSPRAVVVDSIQTMYLKPVTGSPGGMAQVKECTSALLRFAKKTNIPLFLIGHVNKNGDIAGPRVLEHIVDVVLYMEGDKHSSHRLLRSVKNRFGSTDELGVFAMSVSGLEAVANPSEMFLSEEYSDSEHLAGLAIAVIIDGSRSFLVEVQALCVSGPGSTRHINGVQLSRADMILSVLKKQAGLKIDDHSIFLNVISGVTLAETSGDLAVAAAICSSFLEFPLPNHVAFIGEIGLAGELRMVSRIEKRVTTLVKLGYKKCVVPASAGKALEAISSEIQIVGCTNLKEVIDKVFRRLD; from the exons ATGCAAGTTTCAGAAATGGCAGCAATTCATCTACTTCGTTCACAAACTTCCCTTCTTAATTCATCCAAATTCAAACCTCTTCGCCCTTCATTAAACTCTTTAATCATCTACAATCAACAcgatcaaaaccctaatttctctcGCCATTTTCGCCCAATTCATTCAATTACCCCCAAATCATTTCCCGAATCGCCTCTCATCGACGTCAATGGCGCATCCGAAGAATCAACTTCTGAACCGAGCGTTAGGGGCTGGTCAACCTTCAGTTCTCCTCAGAGTACCCCAACAAATTCAATTAAGGGTGTAGGTAGTAGTGGGGAAGAGGGGTCGAGGATTCGAGTGAACTTGTCGTCGAATGTGTCGAAGGGTGTCGTTTCGAGGGATTTCGTAGCGGGAGGGAAGAAAGGGAAGAGTAAGATTCATTGGGTATGTGCTGATTGTGGACATAGCACAGCCCAGTGGTGGGGAACCTGTAGATCATGTAATAAAATTGGGACTTTGAAGCAGTTTTCGGTGTCGGAAAACGAGACTTCTGGGAAAATGATGAAGTCGTCTTGGTTGCCTGAACAAATGGTTGGGCAAAATGAGCCGGTTAGGTTGGTGGATGTGAATCGAGGGATTAATCATATGGAATGGCGCATTCGATT GTCTGGCTTGCTCGGATTGGAAGTTAATAGGGTgcttggtggcggtgttgtgccAG gttcattgattttggttggtGGTGATCCTGGTGTGGGCAAAAGTACATTGGCATTACAG ATGGCTGCACTTGTAGCAGTGAGCAGTGATGTTGGAGGAGCAGCGCCTGTTCTCTACATATCTGGTGAAGAG AGTGTTGAGCAAATTGGAAATAGAGCAGATCGGCTGAGCATCGATACAGAAGAGCTTTTCCTTTATTCAAGCACTGATATTGAG GATATTTTAGAAAAGGTGCAAGTGCTTTCCCCACGTGCTGTCGTTGTTGATTCCATTCAAACTATGTATCTAAAGCCGGTGACTGGAAGCCCTGGCGGGATGGCGCAG GTGAAGGAATGTACTTCAGCATTGCTTCGTTTTGCAAAGAAGACAAATATTCCTCTTTTTTTG ATTGGACATGTAAACAAAAATGGAGACATTGCAGGACCTCGTGTTCTGGAGCACATTGTTGATGTCGTTTTATATATGGAG GGAGATAAGCACTCATCACATCGCTTGCTTCGTTCCGTTAAAAACCGTTTTGGCTCCACTGATGAG CTGGGAGTTTTCGCAATGTCAGTGTCTGGACTCGAAGCTGTCGCAAATCCTAGTGAGATgtttttaagtgaagaatattcaGATTCAGAGCACTTAGCTGGACTTGCTATTGCTGTAATTATTGATGGGTCTCGATCTTTTCTTGTTGAAGTTCAG GCTTTATGTGTTTCCGGACCTGGTTCTACTAGGCATATTAATGGCGTTCAACTAAGCAGGGCTGATATGATTCTTTCG GTTCTTAAGAAGCAAGCGGGACTAAAGATTGACGATCAT AGCATTTTCCTGAACGTAATAAGTGGTGTTACTCTGGCCGAGACTTCTGGAGATCTTGCTGTGGCAGCGGCAATTTGTAGCAG CTTCTTGGAGTTCCCTCTTCCTAATCATGTGGCATTTATCGGAGAAATTGGCCTTGCTGGCGAGCTTCGAATG GTTTCGAGGATAGAAAAGAGAGTTACTACATTAGTGAAACTTGGATATAAGAAGTGTGTTGTTCCCGCTTCGGCTGGAAAAGCACTAGAAGCCATCAGCTCTGAAATTCAGATAGTCGGCTGCACGAATTTGAAAGAAGTCATTGATAAGGTTTTCAGGAGACTAGATTGA